Proteins co-encoded in one Brassica rapa cultivar Chiifu-401-42 chromosome A02, CAAS_Brap_v3.01, whole genome shotgun sequence genomic window:
- the LOC103852451 gene encoding helicase sen1 isoform X3 — protein sequence MQRLWEVKEKKTKKERIIKGRDLVDVVFSWSVRDVLNSNLYKGKVDKIPSTFQSSKEYFKSFVNPIIEETHAALLSSMETLRRAPAFKVWEIKPAKDFKPPKNLYYEVTLQTVSDNTTNGDRKLLEFNDLIAVTDNKPYRIDDLRCSNEPYLLALVCGVNEDNPHLITILASKPIVFEEDHMETRKKGKGVKRSLSLFGVYLTNMMTNIRIWTALHPDPEGGNLNLISKVLQSNNEVGGENCVSCQENSENIMPNHLEKSLRSFKLNTSQEEAILRCLEAKNCRHSNNIKLIWGPPGTGKTKTTSVLLLNLFKMRCRTLTCAPTNIAVLEVASRVVKLVSESLRLGGYGLGDIVLFGNKERMKIDNDREDLFDVFLDYRVDELYDCFLALTGWRANVKRMISLLTDPKEVYNQSFIEKDKRPSFKQFVEKRFSKLRTDLRSQFSTLCLHLPTASLSFQVAEKMNATSDLLRTMSVSDVISKKEDTRKQECVEMLGSICESIELPDFIGKLGLQRLCLENAYLMFCTASSSAKLHMSCPIQLLVIDEAAQLKECESAIPLQLPGLKHAVLIGDEKQLPAMIQSKIASEADLGRSLFERLVLLGHKKQLLNMQYRMHPSISIFPNKEFYGMKILDAPSVRVRSYEKQFLHGKMYGPYSFINVPYGREQFGQGFSSKNIVEVSVVDEILSKLYSVSRKSGRSISVGVISPYKAQVFAIQEKIGQKYDTSEKFTVSVRSVDGFQGGEEDIIIVSTVRSNGRGAIGFLSNQQRTNVALTRARFCLWILGNESTLTNNRSVWSQLVDDAKARDCFHDAYDDESLARCIKRSATALDDLDKLQNNKLLSFENSTWKVKSGLKNDIISHISRSFALLNVVDETEAPNQSSKTSLMNLFVILEFLYKCSSNRSR from the exons ATGCAGCGACTGTGGGAAGTGAAGgaaaagaagacgaagaaggagAGAATCATCAAAGGAAGAGATCTAGTGGATGTTGTCTTCTCATGGTCTGTTCGTGATGTCCTCAACTCAAATCTTTACAAAGGAAAG GTTGATAAGATCCCTAGCACATTCCAGTCAAGCAAAGAGTATTTTAAGTCATTTGTTAATCCGATCATCGAAGAGACACATGCTGCTTTGTTGTCAAGTATGGAAACTCTGAGACGAGCACCAGCTTTCAAAGTTTGGGAAATCAAGCCAGCCAAAGATTTTAAACCTCCCAAGAATCTTTATTACGAGGTTACTTTGCAGACAGTGTCTGATAATACGACCAACGGAGATCGGAAACTGTTGGAGTTCAATGATCTCATTGCAGTGACTGATAACAAGCCTTATAGAATCGATGACTTGAGATGTTCCAATGAGCCTTACTTGCTGGCTCTTGTTTGTGGAGTGAACGAAGATAACCCACATTTGATTACTATTTTGGCTTCGAAACCCATCGTTTTCGAAGAAGATCACATGGAAACAAGAAAGAAAGGCAAGGGTGTGAAGAGAAGCCTAAGCCTCTTTGGTGTTTATTTGACCAACATGATGACCAATATTCGTATTTGGACCGCCTTGCATCCAGATCCTGAAGGTGGAAACTTAAACCTTATATCTAAAGTACTTCAAAGCAACAATGAG GTTGGTGGTGAAAATTGTGTTTCTTGCCAAGAAAACAGTGAGAATATTATGCCAAATCACTTAGAGAAAAGTCTCCGTTCTTTCAAACTGAATACATCTCAGGAGGAAGCGATTTTGCGTTGTCTAGAAGCCAAAAACTGCCGCCACTCCAACAACATCAAACTTATATGGGGACCACCAGGGACCGGGAAGACAAAAACAACAAGTGTTCTGCTTTTAAACCTCTTTAAAATGAGATGCAGGACACTGACTTGCGCTCCAACTAACATAGCCGTTCTGGAAGTTGCTTCAAGGGTTGTGAAGTTAGTCTCCGAGTCGTTGAGGCTTGGTGGGTACGGTCTTGGAGACATTGTCTTGTTTGGCAACAAAGAAAGGATGAAGATAGATAATGATCGGGAGGACCTTTTCGATGTTTTCCTCGATTACCGAGTTGATGAGCTCTACGATTGCTTTCTTGCTTTAACTGGATGGAGAGCAAATGTTAAACGCATGATCTCTTTGCTCACTGATCCAAAAGAAGTGTATAACCAATCCTTCATCGAGAAGGACAAGCGTCCTTCGTTTAAACAGTTCGTAGAAAAGAGGTTTAGTAAACTCAGGACGGACTTGCGTTCTCAGTTCTCAACTTTGTGTCTGCATCTACCAACCGCTTCGCTCTCCTTTCAAGTTGCTGAGAAAATGAATGCCACTAGTGATCTCCTTAGAACTATGAGTGTTTCAGATGTTATCTCCAAGAAAGAAGATACAAGAAAGCAAGAATGTGTGGAGATGTTAGGATCGATTTGCGAAAGCATTGAACTTCCTGATTTTATAGGGAAGTTAGGACTTCAAAGACTCTGCTTAGAAAACGCGTATCTGATGTTCTGCACAGCGTCGAGCTCCGCCAAGCTACACATGAGCTGTCCAATACAACTTCTCGTAATCGACGAAGCTGCTCAGTTGAAAGAATGCGAGTCTGCGATCCCATTGCAGCTTCCAGGGCTTAAGCACGCTGTTTTGATTGGTGATGAGAAGCAGTTACCTGCGATGATACAAAGCAAGATCGCTTCGGAGGCTGATCTTGGGAGGAGCTTGTTCGAGAGATTGGTTCTGTTGGGGCACAAGAAGCAGTTGCTGAACATGCAGTACCGGATGCATCCTTCTATTAGTATTTTCCCGAATAAAGAGTTTTATGGTATGAAGATTTTGGATGCTCCTTCTGTTAGAGTGAGAAGTTATGAGAAACAGTTTCTCCATGGGAAAATGTATGGGCCTTACTCTTTCATCAACGTGCCCTATGGAAGAGAGCAGTTTGGACAAGGGTTCAGTTCGAAAAACATTGTTGAGGTATCTGTTGTGGATGAGATTTTGTCAAAGCTTTACTCAG TATCAAGAAAGTCGGGAAGATCGATAAGTGTTGGTGTGATTTCACCTTACAAGGCTCAAGTGTTTGCAATTCAAGAAAAAATAGGCCAAAAGTATGATACGAGTGAGAAATTCACAGTGAGTGTTAGGTCTGTTGATGGGTTTCAAGGTGGTGAAGAAGATATTATAATAGTCTCAACCGTTAGGTCCAACGGTAGAGGAGCAATTGGTTTTTTATCTAACCAACAAAGAACCAATGTTGCACTCACACGTGCGAG ATTCTGCTTATGGATTCTTGGAAACGAGTCGACTTTGACCAACAATAGATCAGTATGGAGTCAGTTAGTAGATGATGCTAAGGCACGAGACTGTTTTCATGACGCATATGATGATGAATCATTAGCTCGGTGTATTAAAAGATCAGCAACAGCCCTTGATGATCTTGATAAGCTTCAGAACAATAAGCTTCTTTCCTTTGAGAATTCGACATGGAAG GTCAAGTCTGGCTTAAAGAATGACATTATAAGCCATATATCAAGATCGTTTGCGTTGCTGAACGTTGTGGATGAAACCGAGGCACCGAACCAATCAAGCAAGACTTCTTTGATGAATCTTTTCGTAATTCTGGAATTTTTGTATAAATGCAGTTCTAATCGTAGTCGCtaa
- the LOC103852451 gene encoding helicase sen1 isoform X1 produces the protein MQRLWEVKEKKTKKERIIKGRDLVDVVFSWSVRDVLNSNLYKGKVDKIPSTFQSSKEYFKSFVNPIIEETHAALLSSMETLRRAPAFKVWEIKPAKDFKPPKNLYYEVTLQTVSDNTTNGDRKLLEFNDLIAVTDNKPYRIDDLRCSNEPYLLALVCGVNEDNPHLITILASKPIVFEEDHMETRKKGKGVKRSLSLFGVYLTNMMTNIRIWTALHPDPEGGNLNLISKVLQSNNEVGGENCVSCQENSENIMPNHLEKSLRSFKLNTSQEEAILRCLEAKNCRHSNNIKLIWGPPGTGKTKTTSVLLLNLFKMRCRTLTCAPTNIAVLEVASRVVKLVSESLRLGGYGLGDIVLFGNKERMKIDNDREDLFDVFLDYRVDELYDCFLALTGWRANVKRMISLLTDPKEVYNQSFIEKDKRPSFKQFVEKRFSKLRTDLRSQFSTLCLHLPTASLSFQVAEKMNATSDLLRTMSVSDVISKKEDTRKQECVEMLGSICESIELPDFIGKLGLQRLCLENAYLMFCTASSSAKLHMSCPIQLLVIDEAAQLKECESAIPLQLPGLKHAVLIGDEKQLPAMIQSKIASEADLGRSLFERLVLLGHKKQLLNMQYRMHPSISIFPNKEFYGMKILDAPSVRVRSYEKQFLHGKMYGPYSFINVPYGREQFGQGFSSKNIVEVSVVDEILSKLYSGITLILIGFLKLVSDNVILINLAVSRKSGRSISVGVISPYKAQVFAIQEKIGQKYDTSEKFTVSVRSVDGFQGGEEDIIIVSTVRSNGRGAIGFLSNQQRTNVALTRARFCLWILGNESTLTNNRSVWSQLVDDAKARDCFHDAYDDESLARCIKRSATALDDLDKLQNNKLLSFENSTWKVKSGLKNDIISHISRSFALLNVVDETEAPNQSSKTSLMNLFVILEFLYKCSSNRSR, from the exons ATGCAGCGACTGTGGGAAGTGAAGgaaaagaagacgaagaaggagAGAATCATCAAAGGAAGAGATCTAGTGGATGTTGTCTTCTCATGGTCTGTTCGTGATGTCCTCAACTCAAATCTTTACAAAGGAAAG GTTGATAAGATCCCTAGCACATTCCAGTCAAGCAAAGAGTATTTTAAGTCATTTGTTAATCCGATCATCGAAGAGACACATGCTGCTTTGTTGTCAAGTATGGAAACTCTGAGACGAGCACCAGCTTTCAAAGTTTGGGAAATCAAGCCAGCCAAAGATTTTAAACCTCCCAAGAATCTTTATTACGAGGTTACTTTGCAGACAGTGTCTGATAATACGACCAACGGAGATCGGAAACTGTTGGAGTTCAATGATCTCATTGCAGTGACTGATAACAAGCCTTATAGAATCGATGACTTGAGATGTTCCAATGAGCCTTACTTGCTGGCTCTTGTTTGTGGAGTGAACGAAGATAACCCACATTTGATTACTATTTTGGCTTCGAAACCCATCGTTTTCGAAGAAGATCACATGGAAACAAGAAAGAAAGGCAAGGGTGTGAAGAGAAGCCTAAGCCTCTTTGGTGTTTATTTGACCAACATGATGACCAATATTCGTATTTGGACCGCCTTGCATCCAGATCCTGAAGGTGGAAACTTAAACCTTATATCTAAAGTACTTCAAAGCAACAATGAG GTTGGTGGTGAAAATTGTGTTTCTTGCCAAGAAAACAGTGAGAATATTATGCCAAATCACTTAGAGAAAAGTCTCCGTTCTTTCAAACTGAATACATCTCAGGAGGAAGCGATTTTGCGTTGTCTAGAAGCCAAAAACTGCCGCCACTCCAACAACATCAAACTTATATGGGGACCACCAGGGACCGGGAAGACAAAAACAACAAGTGTTCTGCTTTTAAACCTCTTTAAAATGAGATGCAGGACACTGACTTGCGCTCCAACTAACATAGCCGTTCTGGAAGTTGCTTCAAGGGTTGTGAAGTTAGTCTCCGAGTCGTTGAGGCTTGGTGGGTACGGTCTTGGAGACATTGTCTTGTTTGGCAACAAAGAAAGGATGAAGATAGATAATGATCGGGAGGACCTTTTCGATGTTTTCCTCGATTACCGAGTTGATGAGCTCTACGATTGCTTTCTTGCTTTAACTGGATGGAGAGCAAATGTTAAACGCATGATCTCTTTGCTCACTGATCCAAAAGAAGTGTATAACCAATCCTTCATCGAGAAGGACAAGCGTCCTTCGTTTAAACAGTTCGTAGAAAAGAGGTTTAGTAAACTCAGGACGGACTTGCGTTCTCAGTTCTCAACTTTGTGTCTGCATCTACCAACCGCTTCGCTCTCCTTTCAAGTTGCTGAGAAAATGAATGCCACTAGTGATCTCCTTAGAACTATGAGTGTTTCAGATGTTATCTCCAAGAAAGAAGATACAAGAAAGCAAGAATGTGTGGAGATGTTAGGATCGATTTGCGAAAGCATTGAACTTCCTGATTTTATAGGGAAGTTAGGACTTCAAAGACTCTGCTTAGAAAACGCGTATCTGATGTTCTGCACAGCGTCGAGCTCCGCCAAGCTACACATGAGCTGTCCAATACAACTTCTCGTAATCGACGAAGCTGCTCAGTTGAAAGAATGCGAGTCTGCGATCCCATTGCAGCTTCCAGGGCTTAAGCACGCTGTTTTGATTGGTGATGAGAAGCAGTTACCTGCGATGATACAAAGCAAGATCGCTTCGGAGGCTGATCTTGGGAGGAGCTTGTTCGAGAGATTGGTTCTGTTGGGGCACAAGAAGCAGTTGCTGAACATGCAGTACCGGATGCATCCTTCTATTAGTATTTTCCCGAATAAAGAGTTTTATGGTATGAAGATTTTGGATGCTCCTTCTGTTAGAGTGAGAAGTTATGAGAAACAGTTTCTCCATGGGAAAATGTATGGGCCTTACTCTTTCATCAACGTGCCCTATGGAAGAGAGCAGTTTGGACAAGGGTTCAGTTCGAAAAACATTGTTGAGGTATCTGTTGTGGATGAGATTTTGTCAAAGCTTTACTCAGGTATAACACTAATCTTGATTGGTTTTTTAAAGTTGGTGTCTGATAATGTGATACTAATTAATCTGGCAGTATCAAGAAAGTCGGGAAGATCGATAAGTGTTGGTGTGATTTCACCTTACAAGGCTCAAGTGTTTGCAATTCAAGAAAAAATAGGCCAAAAGTATGATACGAGTGAGAAATTCACAGTGAGTGTTAGGTCTGTTGATGGGTTTCAAGGTGGTGAAGAAGATATTATAATAGTCTCAACCGTTAGGTCCAACGGTAGAGGAGCAATTGGTTTTTTATCTAACCAACAAAGAACCAATGTTGCACTCACACGTGCGAG ATTCTGCTTATGGATTCTTGGAAACGAGTCGACTTTGACCAACAATAGATCAGTATGGAGTCAGTTAGTAGATGATGCTAAGGCACGAGACTGTTTTCATGACGCATATGATGATGAATCATTAGCTCGGTGTATTAAAAGATCAGCAACAGCCCTTGATGATCTTGATAAGCTTCAGAACAATAAGCTTCTTTCCTTTGAGAATTCGACATGGAAG GTCAAGTCTGGCTTAAAGAATGACATTATAAGCCATATATCAAGATCGTTTGCGTTGCTGAACGTTGTGGATGAAACCGAGGCACCGAACCAATCAAGCAAGACTTCTTTGATGAATCTTTTCGTAATTCTGGAATTTTTGTATAAATGCAGTTCTAATCGTAGTCGCtaa
- the LOC103852451 gene encoding helicase sen1 isoform X2, which produces MQRLWEVKEKKTKKERIIKGRDLVDVVFSWSVRDVLNSNLYKGKVDKIPSTFQSSKEYFKSFVNPIIEETHAALLSSMETLRRAPAFKVWEIKPAKDFKPPKNLYYEVTLQTVSDNTTNGDRKLLEFNDLIAVTDNKPYRIDDLRCSNEPYLLALVCGVNEDNPHLITILASKPIVFEEDHMETRKKGKGVKRSLSLFGVYLTNMMTNIRIWTALHPDPEGGNLNLISKVLQSNNEVGGENCVSCQENSENIMPNHLEKSLRSFKLNTSQEEAILRCLEAKNCRHSNNIKLIWGPPGTGKTKTTSVLLLNLFKMRCRTLTCAPTNIAVLEVASRVVKLVSESLRLGGYGLGDIVLFGNKERMKIDNDREDLFDVFLDYRVDELYDCFLALTGWRANVKRMISLLTDPKEVYNQSFIEKDKRPSFKQFVEKRFSKLRTDLRSQFSTLCLHLPTASLSFQVAEKMNATSDLLRTMSVSDVISKKEDTRKQECVEMLGSICESIELPDFIGKLGLQRLCLENAYLMFCTASSSAKLHMSCPIQLLVIDEAAQLKECESAIPLQLPGLKHAVLIGDEKQLPAMIQSKIASEADLGRSLFERLVLLGHKKQLLNMQYRMHPSISIFPNKEFYGMKILDAPSVRVRSYEKQFLHGKMYGPYSFINVPYGREQFGQGFSSKNIVEVSVVDEILSKLYSGITLILIGFLKLVSDNVILINLAVSRKSGRSISVGVISPYKAQVFAIQEKIGQKYDTSEKFTVSVRSVDGFQGGEEDIIIVSTVRSNGRGAIGFLSNQQRTNVALTRARFCLWILGNESTLTNNRSVWSQLVDDAKARDCFHDAYDDESLARCIKRSATALDDLDKLQNNKLLSFENSTWKVKSGLKNDIISHISRSFALLNVVDETEAPNQSRNNRS; this is translated from the exons ATGCAGCGACTGTGGGAAGTGAAGgaaaagaagacgaagaaggagAGAATCATCAAAGGAAGAGATCTAGTGGATGTTGTCTTCTCATGGTCTGTTCGTGATGTCCTCAACTCAAATCTTTACAAAGGAAAG GTTGATAAGATCCCTAGCACATTCCAGTCAAGCAAAGAGTATTTTAAGTCATTTGTTAATCCGATCATCGAAGAGACACATGCTGCTTTGTTGTCAAGTATGGAAACTCTGAGACGAGCACCAGCTTTCAAAGTTTGGGAAATCAAGCCAGCCAAAGATTTTAAACCTCCCAAGAATCTTTATTACGAGGTTACTTTGCAGACAGTGTCTGATAATACGACCAACGGAGATCGGAAACTGTTGGAGTTCAATGATCTCATTGCAGTGACTGATAACAAGCCTTATAGAATCGATGACTTGAGATGTTCCAATGAGCCTTACTTGCTGGCTCTTGTTTGTGGAGTGAACGAAGATAACCCACATTTGATTACTATTTTGGCTTCGAAACCCATCGTTTTCGAAGAAGATCACATGGAAACAAGAAAGAAAGGCAAGGGTGTGAAGAGAAGCCTAAGCCTCTTTGGTGTTTATTTGACCAACATGATGACCAATATTCGTATTTGGACCGCCTTGCATCCAGATCCTGAAGGTGGAAACTTAAACCTTATATCTAAAGTACTTCAAAGCAACAATGAG GTTGGTGGTGAAAATTGTGTTTCTTGCCAAGAAAACAGTGAGAATATTATGCCAAATCACTTAGAGAAAAGTCTCCGTTCTTTCAAACTGAATACATCTCAGGAGGAAGCGATTTTGCGTTGTCTAGAAGCCAAAAACTGCCGCCACTCCAACAACATCAAACTTATATGGGGACCACCAGGGACCGGGAAGACAAAAACAACAAGTGTTCTGCTTTTAAACCTCTTTAAAATGAGATGCAGGACACTGACTTGCGCTCCAACTAACATAGCCGTTCTGGAAGTTGCTTCAAGGGTTGTGAAGTTAGTCTCCGAGTCGTTGAGGCTTGGTGGGTACGGTCTTGGAGACATTGTCTTGTTTGGCAACAAAGAAAGGATGAAGATAGATAATGATCGGGAGGACCTTTTCGATGTTTTCCTCGATTACCGAGTTGATGAGCTCTACGATTGCTTTCTTGCTTTAACTGGATGGAGAGCAAATGTTAAACGCATGATCTCTTTGCTCACTGATCCAAAAGAAGTGTATAACCAATCCTTCATCGAGAAGGACAAGCGTCCTTCGTTTAAACAGTTCGTAGAAAAGAGGTTTAGTAAACTCAGGACGGACTTGCGTTCTCAGTTCTCAACTTTGTGTCTGCATCTACCAACCGCTTCGCTCTCCTTTCAAGTTGCTGAGAAAATGAATGCCACTAGTGATCTCCTTAGAACTATGAGTGTTTCAGATGTTATCTCCAAGAAAGAAGATACAAGAAAGCAAGAATGTGTGGAGATGTTAGGATCGATTTGCGAAAGCATTGAACTTCCTGATTTTATAGGGAAGTTAGGACTTCAAAGACTCTGCTTAGAAAACGCGTATCTGATGTTCTGCACAGCGTCGAGCTCCGCCAAGCTACACATGAGCTGTCCAATACAACTTCTCGTAATCGACGAAGCTGCTCAGTTGAAAGAATGCGAGTCTGCGATCCCATTGCAGCTTCCAGGGCTTAAGCACGCTGTTTTGATTGGTGATGAGAAGCAGTTACCTGCGATGATACAAAGCAAGATCGCTTCGGAGGCTGATCTTGGGAGGAGCTTGTTCGAGAGATTGGTTCTGTTGGGGCACAAGAAGCAGTTGCTGAACATGCAGTACCGGATGCATCCTTCTATTAGTATTTTCCCGAATAAAGAGTTTTATGGTATGAAGATTTTGGATGCTCCTTCTGTTAGAGTGAGAAGTTATGAGAAACAGTTTCTCCATGGGAAAATGTATGGGCCTTACTCTTTCATCAACGTGCCCTATGGAAGAGAGCAGTTTGGACAAGGGTTCAGTTCGAAAAACATTGTTGAGGTATCTGTTGTGGATGAGATTTTGTCAAAGCTTTACTCAGGTATAACACTAATCTTGATTGGTTTTTTAAAGTTGGTGTCTGATAATGTGATACTAATTAATCTGGCAGTATCAAGAAAGTCGGGAAGATCGATAAGTGTTGGTGTGATTTCACCTTACAAGGCTCAAGTGTTTGCAATTCAAGAAAAAATAGGCCAAAAGTATGATACGAGTGAGAAATTCACAGTGAGTGTTAGGTCTGTTGATGGGTTTCAAGGTGGTGAAGAAGATATTATAATAGTCTCAACCGTTAGGTCCAACGGTAGAGGAGCAATTGGTTTTTTATCTAACCAACAAAGAACCAATGTTGCACTCACACGTGCGAG ATTCTGCTTATGGATTCTTGGAAACGAGTCGACTTTGACCAACAATAGATCAGTATGGAGTCAGTTAGTAGATGATGCTAAGGCACGAGACTGTTTTCATGACGCATATGATGATGAATCATTAGCTCGGTGTATTAAAAGATCAGCAACAGCCCTTGATGATCTTGATAAGCTTCAGAACAATAAGCTTCTTTCCTTTGAGAATTCGACATGGAAG GTCAAGTCTGGCTTAAAGAATGACATTATAAGCCATATATCAAGATCGTTTGCGTTGCTGAACGTTGTGGATGAAACCGAGGCACCGAACCAATCAA GAAACAATCGAAGCTGA